From a region of the Paenibacillus lutimineralis genome:
- the flgC gene encoding flagellar basal body rod protein FlgC produces MKISDSFNISSSALTAQRLRMDVISSNIANAETTRAQVVDGKAVPYRRKMVVLEPKQQTFGQALNTALGSADTTQGVKVTEIREDSAPFKPVYNPTHPDADNEGYVYMPNVDILKEMVDMISATRSYEANVTALNASKAMITKALQIGK; encoded by the coding sequence TTGAAGATCAGCGATAGCTTTAATATCAGTTCTTCCGCTCTGACTGCGCAGCGTCTTAGAATGGACGTTATTTCATCGAATATTGCGAACGCAGAGACGACAAGAGCCCAAGTGGTTGATGGCAAGGCAGTTCCATATCGAAGGAAGATGGTTGTGCTGGAGCCTAAGCAGCAGACCTTCGGACAAGCTCTGAATACAGCGTTAGGCAGTGCAGATACAACTCAGGGAGTCAAGGTTACAGAGATTAGGGAAGATAGCGCACCTTTCAAGCCGGTCTATAATCCGACCCATCCCGATGCGGATAACGAAGGATATGTTTATATGCCGAACGTGGACATTCTCAAAGAAATGGTAGATATGATCTCGGCAACAAGATCCTATGAGGCCAATGTGACAGCACTGAATGCGAGCAAGGCAATGATTACCAAGGCATTGCAAATCGGCAAATAG
- the flgB gene encoding flagellar basal body rod protein FlgB, protein MQLLNGIGFTRLESAVQAANMRQGVLANNIANEDTPYFKRSNVSFESLLQQASEGDMPTLQGIRTNNRHFVIGPSSGIPEPVVTTDRTTAMNNNMNNVDIDSEMSQLAENQLRYNTYIEQINYQIKMKRNAIEGR, encoded by the coding sequence ATGCAACTGTTGAACGGAATAGGGTTCACTCGGCTTGAGTCAGCAGTACAGGCTGCCAATATGCGCCAAGGTGTGCTGGCCAACAATATAGCTAACGAAGATACCCCTTATTTCAAACGTTCAAATGTGTCATTTGAGAGTTTGCTACAGCAAGCAAGTGAAGGAGATATGCCGACTTTGCAGGGCATTCGTACCAATAATAGGCATTTTGTCATAGGTCCTTCATCAGGTATACCTGAGCCTGTGGTAACCACAGACAGGACGACAGCAATGAACAACAACATGAATAATGTCGATATTGATAGCGAAATGTCACAGCTTGCCGAGAATCAATTGAGATATAACACCTACATAGAGCAAATTAATTACCAGATTAAAATGAAGCGAAATGCGATTGAAGGGAGATAA
- the hslU gene encoding ATP-dependent protease ATPase subunit HslU has product MNNQILTPRQIVTELDKYIVGQKQAKKSVAVALRNRYRRSLLSDEVQDEIVPKNILMIGPTGVGKTEIARRLAKLVGAPFVKVEATKFTEVGYVGRDVESMVRDLVEVAIRTIKAERTEQVKDKAEELANERLVQILVPSDHKSKGVRNPFEMLFGNTNQNSSSGSEPQEEDSSEVNEKRRQVRFKLLAGQIEDDIVEIDVEDSAPSMFDMFAGQGNDQMGMNMQEMFGNLLPHRTKRRKLTIKEARKVLTQEEAAKLIDQDDLTQEAIRRAEQSGIIFIDEIDKVASRGQGSGPDVSREGVQRDILPIVEGSTVMTKYGPVKTDYVLFIAAGAFHIAKPSDLIPELQGRFPIRVELDSLTLDDFVSILTEPKNALTKQYSELLRTENIEIDFSDDAIREIAAIAANVNSNTENIGARRLHTILEKLLEDLSFEAPELTLDRMTITPEYVHNKLGDIVKDRDLSQYIL; this is encoded by the coding sequence ATGAATAATCAGATTTTAACACCACGGCAAATCGTAACCGAATTGGATAAATATATTGTCGGACAGAAGCAAGCCAAGAAATCCGTTGCAGTTGCACTTCGCAATCGCTATCGCCGCAGCTTGCTCAGCGATGAGGTACAAGATGAGATCGTACCTAAAAATATTCTCATGATCGGACCTACTGGAGTAGGCAAGACCGAGATCGCTCGCCGTCTCGCCAAGCTGGTAGGAGCTCCATTCGTCAAGGTTGAGGCCACTAAATTTACTGAGGTTGGCTACGTCGGTCGGGATGTTGAATCTATGGTTCGCGATCTGGTGGAGGTTGCTATTCGTACGATCAAAGCTGAACGTACAGAGCAGGTAAAGGATAAGGCTGAGGAACTAGCGAATGAAAGGCTTGTACAGATTCTTGTTCCATCCGATCATAAGTCGAAAGGTGTACGCAACCCATTCGAGATGTTGTTCGGAAATACCAATCAGAACTCTTCCTCAGGATCAGAACCTCAAGAAGAGGATAGCAGTGAAGTGAACGAGAAGCGTCGTCAAGTACGCTTCAAGCTGTTAGCAGGCCAAATAGAGGACGATATCGTGGAGATCGATGTTGAGGACAGTGCGCCTAGCATGTTCGATATGTTTGCTGGTCAAGGTAATGATCAGATGGGCATGAATATGCAGGAGATGTTCGGAAACTTGCTGCCGCATCGGACTAAACGAAGAAAGCTGACGATCAAGGAAGCTAGAAAAGTGCTAACCCAGGAAGAAGCAGCTAAGTTGATTGACCAAGATGATCTGACCCAGGAGGCTATCCGTAGGGCTGAACAATCAGGCATTATTTTTATTGACGAGATCGACAAGGTAGCAAGCCGGGGGCAAGGTTCCGGACCAGATGTGTCTCGTGAAGGTGTACAGCGTGATATTCTGCCTATCGTTGAGGGTTCCACGGTCATGACTAAATATGGTCCTGTTAAGACGGATTATGTTCTCTTTATCGCTGCTGGAGCCTTCCATATCGCCAAGCCATCGGATTTGATTCCTGAGCTGCAGGGACGTTTCCCGATCCGGGTCGAATTGGACAGTCTGACGTTAGACGATTTCGTATCTATCTTGACTGAACCGAAGAATGCCCTTACGAAGCAGTATTCAGAGCTACTGCGTACGGAGAATATCGAGATTGATTTCTCTGACGATGCCATCCGGGAGATCGCTGCGATTGCGGCCAATGTGAATTCCAATACGGAGAATATCGGGGCGAGAAGGCTTCACACGATACTGGAGAAGCTGCTTGAGGATCTATCCTTCGAGGCGCCGGAATTGACGCTTGACCGAATGACAATCACGCCGGAATATGTTCACAACAAATTAGGAGATATTGTGAAAGATCGAGATTTAAGCCAATATATACTTTAA
- the hslV gene encoding ATP-dependent protease subunit HslV: MVPTFHATTICAVRHNGKGAIAGDGQVTLGESVIMKQTAKKVRRLYRGQVLAGFAGSVADAITLFEKFEGKLEEHQGNLQRAAVELAKEWRQDRVLRKLEALLIVMDKTGMLMISGGGEVIEPDDDILAIGSGGNYALSAARALKRNAAQMEAKDIVRESLQVASDICVFTNSNIIVEEL; the protein is encoded by the coding sequence ATGGTTCCTACATTTCATGCTACTACAATTTGTGCTGTTCGTCACAACGGGAAGGGAGCAATTGCCGGAGATGGCCAAGTCACGCTTGGCGAGAGTGTCATTATGAAACAGACCGCCAAGAAAGTCCGCAGATTGTATAGGGGACAGGTACTGGCGGGTTTTGCTGGTTCGGTTGCAGATGCGATAACCTTGTTTGAGAAGTTCGAGGGTAAACTGGAGGAGCACCAGGGGAATTTGCAGAGAGCTGCGGTTGAACTGGCCAAGGAATGGCGTCAGGATCGCGTGCTGCGCAAGCTGGAGGCTCTTTTGATCGTTATGGACAAAACGGGGATGCTTATGATCTCTGGCGGTGGGGAAGTGATCGAACCGGATGATGATATTTTAGCGATCGGCTCTGGGGGTAATTATGCCCTGTCTGCTGCCCGTGCTCTAAAACGCAATGCCGCCCAGATGGAGGCCAAGGATATCGTACGCGAGTCGCTGCAAGTCGCATCGGACATTTGCGTGTTTACGAATAGCAATATTATCGTTGAAGAACTTTGA
- the trmFO gene encoding FADH(2)-oxidizing methylenetetrahydrofolate--tRNA-(uracil(54)-C(5))-methyltransferase TrmFO, which translates to MTDSSRVTVIGAGLAGSEAAWQIASRGVPVTLYEMRPVVKTPAHHTDKFAELVCSNSLRANGLTNAVGVLKEEMRLLDSLVLGSADRNAVPAGGALAVDRDGFSGEITSTLREHPLIEVVNEEIKEIPQEGVVVIATGPLTSPALSEQIKALTGEDYFYFYDAAAPIIEKESIDMNKVYLASRYDKGEAAYLNCPMTEQEFDAFYEALITAEVAQLKEFEKEVYFEGCMPIEIMMRRGKQTALFGPMKPVGLVNPHTGTLPHAVVQLRQDNAAGTLYNMVGFQTHLKWGEQKRVFSMIPGLENAEFVRYGVMHRNTFINSPRLMLPTYQLKERRTLFFAGQMTGVEGYVESAASGLLAGINAARIARGEDGIVLPEDTALGSMARYITTADFEHFQPMNANFGLFPKLDTRYRKKAEKNEALAQRALDSLRSFIAAEEMA; encoded by the coding sequence TTGACAGATTCTAGTAGAGTAACCGTCATCGGCGCGGGATTGGCCGGAAGTGAGGCGGCGTGGCAAATCGCCAGTCGTGGTGTGCCTGTTACTTTGTATGAGATGCGTCCGGTGGTTAAGACACCGGCGCATCATACCGATAAATTTGCCGAGCTCGTATGCAGCAACTCGCTTCGAGCAAATGGGCTCACGAATGCCGTAGGCGTATTGAAGGAAGAGATGCGGTTGCTGGACTCGCTCGTGCTCGGATCAGCTGACCGGAATGCAGTTCCTGCTGGCGGGGCGCTGGCAGTGGACCGCGATGGCTTCTCCGGGGAGATCACGAGCACCTTGCGAGAGCACCCACTGATCGAAGTGGTGAATGAAGAGATCAAAGAGATTCCACAAGAGGGGGTCGTAGTCATTGCTACAGGCCCTCTAACTTCGCCGGCTCTTTCCGAGCAGATCAAGGCGTTAACGGGAGAGGATTACTTCTATTTCTATGACGCGGCTGCGCCGATCATTGAAAAAGAATCAATCGATATGAACAAGGTATACCTTGCTTCCCGATATGATAAGGGAGAGGCCGCTTATTTGAACTGTCCTATGACAGAGCAGGAATTTGATGCATTCTATGAAGCGCTCATCACCGCCGAAGTTGCTCAGCTTAAGGAGTTCGAGAAGGAAGTTTATTTTGAGGGCTGTATGCCGATTGAAATTATGATGCGCCGCGGCAAGCAGACCGCTTTATTTGGTCCGATGAAGCCGGTAGGGCTTGTGAACCCGCATACGGGTACGCTTCCCCATGCTGTCGTACAGCTTAGACAGGATAACGCTGCGGGGACGCTCTATAATATGGTTGGCTTCCAGACTCACCTTAAATGGGGCGAGCAGAAGCGCGTCTTCTCGATGATACCTGGCTTGGAAAATGCTGAGTTCGTCCGTTATGGTGTTATGCACCGCAACACATTTATCAATTCACCTCGGTTGATGCTTCCAACCTATCAGCTGAAGGAGCGCAGAACGCTCTTCTTTGCTGGGCAGATGACCGGCGTGGAAGGATATGTAGAATCCGCAGCTTCGGGTCTTCTTGCTGGTATCAACGCAGCTAGAATCGCTCGCGGCGAGGACGGAATCGTCCTACCTGAAGATACAGCGCTAGGTAGCATGGCCCGATATATTACAACTGCGGACTTTGAACATTTTCAACCGATGAATGCGAATTTCGGGCTGTTCCCTAAGCTGGATACAAGATACCGGAAGAAGGCTGAGAAGAATGAAGCGTTGGCACAGCGTGCGCTGGACAGTCTCCGCTCCTTCATCGCAGCTGAAGAAATGGCATAA